TGTATATTCATCAACCGCTTCCTGCGACTTAGCTATCTCATTTCTCAATGTGAATTCCGTGGGTTTACCAAGCGCATCAAGTTTTCTTTGCAGCTCGTCTAATTCTTTAGTTTGCCCGGCTTCAACTTTGAGGTTTTTAATTCTATCCTTCAATACTTGGATCTCGTCCGATGCAGACCTTGTAGTTTGTTTTGCTTTCTTCATAGTACCAGCCCATGCACCAAACATCCCGATTCCGGTAACAATAGCACCTATTATCAACGGCAGTCCACCCATAGAGGTATTCAGTAATGCAAAAGCACCGGCGAGCGCAACCACACCGAGAGTTAGTGCATGAACAAAAGGAGGTGCGTCAATAATTAATTTTATCAAAGAAGACAAGGCTTTTAAAAGTGGAGCCAGAACGTTAGTGAGTATTTCGCCCCATTTTTCTTTTAAGTCGCCCCAGATTTCGCTGAACTTTTTAACAGAACCATAGCCGGTATTTCCAACAGCTTCTGCCTGCCCGCCAACTGCTTTTGTTAATTGCTCGATAATCGAGATGGCGCCTCGTTGTTTAATATCTATTTCGTCCAATCCTTTTATATAACGTTTAAGCATACCGGCATTACCCGAAAAAGCGTCAGCCATTATACGAGCGGCGCCGTCCATATTCGTTCCCATAACGGTGGCTAAGTCTTGTGAGAGAGCCGTTGCCTTTTTAAGTTGTTCGCCTTGTAATCCCATAGCGGTGAGCTGCGCCATAGTCTGGATAGTTGCATCGTCGTTAAAACCGGTAAGATTTTGTAGCTCAGACGCGTAAGCCTGCATATCCGTTAGTGTGGATTGAGTGAACAGTCCTTGTTGCTTTAATGCTTGTGTGAGTGATGCTATTGCTTTTTCGGACTCGTTGTATGCGGAGATATATTCGCCGAAGGTAGCTTTTAAACCCCTAAAAACCGCAAACGCACTTGCGGCGCGGGCTGCGATATTCACGAAAGCGCCGGTTAAAGCGTCAGCAGGTTGCTTGACATTTGTTAATTCTTTACCTAAATTATTAACAGAGCCTTCAACTTGTTGAATAGCTTTAATAGCCCCCGAAGGGTCTATAACTAATTTTAATATGACATCTTTATCCGACATAGCACCGTATTTTAAAAAATATTACACAATTTATACCCTCTGTTATGCTGCAATTGCGTTGATGTTATTCGCATATACACCTACCCCGGAAACACTTTCAATTTTAATTCTTTCTTTTGTGTGTTTGGGCTTTTGCCTGTTGCCATTCGTCTTGGTTTTATCATTTATCGATTTTGCATTCTCGAGACCGACTCAGCCCGAACAAGAGCAATCAAAACAACCTCGCTCCACTTAGCATCATTAAATAATTTTAGAAACTCTGAAGCGATTCCCCCTGAAGCAGCGAACACAAATTTTTCAATCCAACAAGGGTCTTCGTTTTCCATTTCGTCTCCTTCGATGCCATATCTGTCGAATAATTCACCGGTTATCTTTAGTTCGTTTTTAATTGAGAAAAAAAATCAGTAGCAATAGTTAACATAATCCGGCTGTCAACATTATCCCAATCAAAACCGCTGTGCGGTTGGAGGCAGGCATTCATCATTTGTCCGGCTTTTTCAGGTGTGGTTACGGATGCGAGGAGCTTAATTGCAAATTCTTGATGCCTGGCTTCATTGCCAATAACCGTAAGGTCTTCAATACCGGCGATAAGTAAAAACTTTTGCAACCTGTTGGGGACAGGAGGTGCAAGCTGCACCTCCTTATCTCCGATTGTATATTTATTTTGTTCGCTCATAGTTCGACTTCGCTCACTACTAAGTGAGTGTTATTTTACCCAACTTACTACAGCAGCTAAGTAAACATCGGACGGCTTCGACGCCATCACGCTTCCTGCAAGCTTACAAACTATAGCATCGGTTCCGGAATATGGCCCTTCGAGTCCATAAGATATATTCAAGCCTAAAAGTTTAATCGCAGCCGTATCGGCGGTGACTTTTGGGCGGAGTATAACATCGCATACTTTATTTAGAAGCGTTTCTAAAATTGTTAGTTTCGCGGCGTCGGTTTCCATACCTTCAGCATCGAACTTGAGAGTAACGCCGGTTAATACTTTCTCGCCGGTATGGATCTGGATTTCGTGCAGCTCTGTGCTGATTTTAGCGCTGCCCATTTTTAAGCTGCCTATATCCGTCCAATCTGTGCCAGCAATATGTGGAACGGGTGTGTTTGGGTCGGTTCGGGCAGCTACGTAAACGTGGCATGCTTTAGCAAAAATTTTTGATTTATCTATTGCCATAATGGCTCTCCTTAATATGTTTTAATTAATTTCCAAGATGCAGCATTTCCGCCGTCGGTTAATTTTTTAAGTGCAGTTTCTAATGCGGAGTTAATTGTGTTTGCTTGGACTTCGATAGTTTTTATTTCCTGTTTGTTATCAACAATTATTTCGAAATCGAAATAAAACGACTTTGCGTTGTTCGACTTTAATTTATCGGTTTCGTTTTTTTTAGGTTCCATAGTTTATAATCCGAGAAACAAATTTCTTTCAGCCGTGCGGCGGTTTGTTAAGCCGAGTGATTCTTTTTTGCCGACTTTATTCCACACCAAAAACTGGTCGGCTGCGTCGTAATATCTTGGGCTATTAATAAATTTAAGCAAAGTAGAGCGTTTGAAATTACCGACACCAACATTAAAACAAAAACAGACTATGGCATCGAATTGATTTTGAGTAATAGGGGATTTTATTAATTTAAGGAGAGCTTCCTCGAAATATTTTAAATCCTCTTTCAGTAAATCGTCCGCCTCCTTAACTTGAATCTTCATACCTGGCTTCGTAGTTTTGGTGTGTCCATAACCAATTGTAAGGACGTTACCCGGGCATTTATAAGGGACTAATGAGAGTCCCTCAAACTTTTTGATTAGCTCTATGCCGGCAGGAGAGGTTTTCA
The sequence above is drawn from the Bacteroidota bacterium genome and encodes:
- a CDS encoding lysozyme — protein: MKTSPAGIELIKKFEGLSLVPYKCPGNVLTIGYGHTKTTKPGMKIQVKEADDLLKEDLKYFEEALLKLIKSPITQNQFDAIVCFCFNVGVGNFKRSTLLKFINSPRYYDAADQFLVWNKVGKKESLGLTNRRTAERNLFLGL